From one Amycolatopsis sp. FDAARGOS 1241 genomic stretch:
- a CDS encoding M14 family zinc carboxypeptidase — MGSSPTARRRRPLVLLAAAGVVAGAVVALPTSATAAQNVLHADRAVTRSCFAALQPQGAPGTDRRELASTVDGLVQARLAPSAGAEGDWDLAVFDKSTGALVAASAALRSHELAESFVKKGQQLVVQGCRYGGNSKNVTLGVDFLALTPQGAPTEKAELVRVHTPSRADKDKLLGLGLDVTEKGDATGVEVVLAGDADRRTLAASGLKSTVVEADLSAKSIRDAKADREYAAKTAASALPSGRTSYRHLYDYEYEMKELARKNPKLVKAFTLPEPTWEGRDVVGLEIGTDVANTADGKPVDFTMGVHHAREWPAGETAMEWAYQLINGYAHDSELRGLVSKTRNIVVPIVNPDGFSISREAEPRGDFTRFDYEMKRKNCNAADSPPQYATGVCKANPGGAQRGTDPNRNYAGFWGGGGAGLTWSSETFRGSAPFSEPESRNIRSVVSSQQVTNLITFHTNAALVLRPPGVADVRPPLEDPAYEALGAKLAAHNGYTNEPSWMLYDTTGTTEDWSYWATGGWGFTIEIGGAGFHTPYEVGVVAEYEGLAPSSGAGKGGNSAALVEMLRNTADPAAHSTLIGTAPKGYQLKLHKTFQTPTSPVVQPDGSTKPPLYVTDNLNSTYTSRGGRFAWSVNPSTRPYVAGRYGRDPQGPAQAGYAVANPAGVPPINQSYPDDLASESFTFHVDGLPKVDNGRFSVDVNWVNPDTDWDLYVYDAAGNLVTSSANGGTTSEHAVLFDPPAGDYRAVMVNYAQANPAQVDDWTGGVSFASPVPPTYGPKEAYQLTCTTPKGKLAGIADVYLDRGQTVDVGEVCTDSARAAKRR; from the coding sequence GTGGGGAGTTCACCTACAGCCAGAAGACGGAGACCGCTGGTCCTGCTGGCCGCGGCCGGCGTCGTGGCGGGGGCGGTCGTCGCCCTGCCGACGTCGGCGACAGCCGCGCAGAACGTGTTGCACGCCGACCGCGCCGTGACGCGGTCGTGTTTCGCCGCCCTGCAGCCGCAGGGCGCACCGGGTACCGACCGCCGCGAGCTCGCCTCGACGGTCGACGGCCTGGTCCAGGCCCGGCTGGCACCGAGTGCCGGCGCCGAGGGCGACTGGGATCTCGCCGTGTTCGACAAGTCCACCGGGGCGCTCGTCGCGGCCTCGGCGGCGCTGCGCAGCCACGAGCTCGCCGAGAGCTTCGTGAAGAAGGGCCAGCAGCTCGTGGTCCAGGGGTGCCGCTACGGCGGGAACAGCAAGAACGTGACCCTCGGTGTCGACTTCCTCGCCCTGACCCCGCAGGGGGCGCCGACCGAGAAGGCCGAGCTCGTCCGCGTGCACACCCCGTCTCGCGCGGACAAGGACAAGCTGCTCGGCCTCGGCCTCGACGTCACCGAGAAGGGCGACGCCACGGGCGTCGAGGTCGTGCTCGCCGGCGACGCCGACCGCCGCACGCTCGCCGCGAGCGGGCTCAAATCCACCGTCGTCGAGGCGGACCTGTCGGCGAAGTCGATCCGTGACGCCAAAGCCGACCGCGAGTACGCCGCCAAGACGGCCGCGTCGGCGCTGCCGTCCGGCCGGACGAGCTACCGCCACCTCTACGACTACGAGTACGAGATGAAGGAGCTCGCGCGCAAGAACCCCAAGCTGGTCAAGGCGTTCACGCTGCCCGAGCCCACGTGGGAAGGCCGTGACGTCGTCGGTCTCGAGATCGGAACGGACGTAGCCAACACCGCCGACGGCAAGCCGGTCGACTTCACCATGGGTGTGCACCACGCGCGCGAATGGCCGGCCGGCGAGACCGCGATGGAGTGGGCCTACCAGCTGATCAACGGCTATGCCCACGACAGCGAGCTGCGCGGCCTGGTCAGCAAGACGCGCAACATCGTCGTCCCGATCGTGAACCCCGACGGCTTCTCGATCTCCCGCGAAGCCGAACCCCGTGGGGACTTCACGAGGTTCGACTACGAGATGAAACGCAAGAACTGCAACGCCGCCGACTCCCCGCCGCAGTACGCGACGGGCGTGTGCAAGGCCAACCCCGGCGGCGCGCAGCGCGGCACCGACCCGAACCGCAACTACGCCGGCTTCTGGGGCGGCGGGGGAGCGGGCCTGACGTGGAGCAGTGAGACGTTCCGCGGTTCGGCGCCGTTCAGCGAACCGGAGTCGCGCAACATCCGCTCGGTCGTGTCGTCGCAGCAGGTCACGAACCTGATCACGTTCCACACCAACGCGGCGCTCGTCCTGCGCCCGCCGGGTGTGGCCGACGTCCGCCCGCCGCTCGAAGATCCGGCGTACGAGGCGCTGGGTGCGAAGCTGGCCGCGCACAATGGGTACACGAACGAACCGAGCTGGATGCTGTACGACACCACCGGCACCACGGAGGACTGGTCCTACTGGGCCACCGGAGGCTGGGGCTTCACCATCGAGATCGGCGGTGCCGGGTTCCACACGCCGTACGAAGTGGGTGTGGTGGCCGAGTACGAGGGCTTGGCCCCGTCGTCCGGCGCGGGCAAGGGCGGCAACAGCGCGGCGCTGGTGGAAATGCTGCGCAACACCGCCGATCCGGCCGCGCACTCGACGCTGATCGGCACGGCGCCGAAGGGCTACCAGCTGAAGCTGCACAAGACGTTCCAGACCCCGACGTCGCCGGTGGTGCAACCCGACGGCTCGACCAAGCCGCCGCTGTACGTCACCGACAACCTGAACTCCACGTACACGTCCCGTGGCGGGCGGTTCGCGTGGTCGGTGAACCCGTCGACGCGGCCGTACGTCGCCGGCCGCTACGGGCGCGACCCGCAGGGCCCGGCGCAGGCCGGGTACGCGGTGGCGAACCCGGCGGGCGTGCCGCCGATCAACCAGTCGTACCCGGACGACCTGGCCTCGGAGAGCTTCACGTTCCACGTCGACGGACTGCCCAAGGTGGACAACGGGCGGTTCAGCGTAGACGTGAACTGGGTGAACCCGGACACCGACTGGGACCTGTACGTGTACGACGCCGCGGGCAACCTCGTGACGTCGTCGGCCAACGGCGGCACGACGTCCGAGCACGCCGTGCTGTTCGACCCGCCCGCCGGCGACTACCGGGCCGTGATGGTGAACTACGCGCAGGCCAACCCGGCGCAGGTGGACGACTGGACCGGGGGCGTTTCGTTCGCTTCGCCGGTGCCGCCGACGTACGGGCCGAAGGAGGCCTACCAGCTGACCTGCACCACGCCGAAGGGCAAGCTGGCCGGCATCGCGGACGTCTACCTCGACCGCGGCCAGACCGTCGACGTCGGTGAGGTCTGCACCGACTCGGCACGCGCGGCGAAGCGGCGCTGA